The Coleofasciculus sp. FACHB-T130 genome has a segment encoding these proteins:
- a CDS encoding TPM domain-containing protein produces MKPLPKQRIVASLVAFFLALSIWAIAPVAHAYNNPDLLPETPTPIIDLAKALTNIQEEGLVKNIESFEAETGWKLRVLTQYDRTPGLALKDYWSLDNKSVLLVADQRGGNILNFNVGDDAYKLMPRTFWIELQTRFGNLYFVRENGEDQAIIQSLETIQTCLRQGGCRVVPGLPREQWILTLITSIVGGIICGFAAVPRKEGQIFAWQWALIFSPLWGILFIAFGLGPVVTRTSEWLPLFRNFAGFFIGALVAYLSPMIVQSSAPET; encoded by the coding sequence ATGAAGCCTCTTCCTAAACAACGAATTGTGGCATCTTTAGTCGCATTTTTCCTGGCTTTGTCCATTTGGGCGATCGCTCCCGTTGCTCACGCCTATAACAATCCCGACTTACTGCCGGAGACTCCTACCCCAATCATTGACTTAGCCAAAGCCTTGACAAATATTCAGGAAGAGGGATTGGTCAAAAACATAGAGAGTTTTGAAGCAGAAACAGGTTGGAAGCTGCGGGTATTAACTCAATACGACCGCACCCCTGGTCTTGCCTTAAAAGATTATTGGAGCTTGGATAATAAAAGCGTGTTGCTGGTTGCCGACCAACGCGGCGGTAATATTCTCAATTTTAATGTAGGCGATGACGCTTATAAACTCATGCCCCGAACCTTCTGGATTGAGTTGCAAACGCGCTTCGGCAATCTCTACTTCGTGCGCGAAAATGGCGAAGACCAAGCCATCATTCAATCATTAGAAACCATTCAAACCTGTCTGCGTCAGGGCGGTTGCCGGGTTGTACCCGGACTGCCCAGAGAACAGTGGATTCTCACTCTAATTACCTCCATTGTGGGCGGAATTATCTGCGGCTTTGCCGCTGTACCCCGCAAAGAGGGACAAATTTTTGCATGGCAGTGGGCTTTGATATTCTCTCCCTTGTGGGGAATTCTATTCATTGCTTTTGGTCTCGGCCCCGTTGTTACTCGCACCTCGGAGTGGTTGCCCCTGTTTCGCAACTTCGCCGGTTTTTTCATCGGTGCTTTAGTCGCTTACCTATCACCAATGATCGTTCAGTCTTCGGCTCCGGAAACTTGA
- a CDS encoding phosphate ABC transporter permease has protein sequence MLVPLTRKKFEDLIPQIATGPQYAYCWGKFPDFLKRLLISVVAVVVVLLVGKFLLGEDLSAITFFLGIIAGLYWLWAPVYWASLRNASYRRYAYSGFWRGEVVDIFVSEELIGEEQTVNNRGQLVIVENRERRLNIEVGDETGFTTQMQVPLRRIHKAVKPGQVAEMVVLSNQKDLGRIAKVTDIYIPSQNLWVSDYPYLRRDFFEDVSRQLGDNDDVSYPEDRTPKRRRSRRP, from the coding sequence ATGTTAGTCCCATTAACGCGCAAGAAATTTGAAGACTTGATTCCCCAGATTGCCACTGGCCCGCAGTATGCGTACTGCTGGGGCAAGTTCCCAGACTTTTTAAAGCGATTGCTAATTTCTGTAGTAGCTGTGGTGGTGGTTTTACTCGTCGGCAAGTTTTTGCTGGGCGAGGATCTGAGCGCGATCACCTTTTTTCTGGGAATCATTGCGGGTCTTTACTGGTTGTGGGCACCCGTCTATTGGGCGAGTCTCCGGAATGCTTCTTATCGCCGCTACGCCTACAGTGGATTCTGGCGGGGTGAAGTCGTGGATATCTTTGTTTCTGAAGAGTTAATTGGCGAAGAGCAAACCGTCAACAATCGCGGGCAACTAGTGATTGTTGAAAATCGAGAGCGTCGGTTGAACATCGAAGTTGGGGATGAAACCGGATTTACGACCCAGATGCAAGTACCGCTTCGCCGCATCCATAAAGCAGTTAAACCCGGTCAAGTTGCTGAGATGGTCGTGCTGTCCAATCAAAAAGACTTGGGTCGGATTGCCAAGGTGACAGACATTTATATTCCCAGTCAGAATCTCTGGGTGAGTGACTATCCTTATCTGCGGCGAGACTTTTTTGAGGATGTCAGCCGTCAGTTAGGAGACAATGACGATGTTTCCTATCCTGAAGACCGTACTCCTAAGCGTAGGCGATCGCGTCGCCCTTGA
- a CDS encoding YtxH domain-containing protein, translated as MSNNRAGSFIGGLLLGSALGTITGLLVAPRTGRDTRRLLKKSADALPELAEDLSTSVQLQADRLSESALRNWDETLLRLKQAIAAGIEASAREQEALKQITDEEVQADARPLVTTDDRRLQE; from the coding sequence ATGTCAAACAACCGTGCTGGATCATTTATTGGTGGTCTGCTGCTAGGCAGCGCTCTTGGAACCATTACCGGATTATTGGTTGCCCCTCGTACAGGTCGAGACACGCGGCGGCTGTTAAAAAAATCTGCCGATGCCCTACCAGAATTAGCCGAAGACCTATCGACCAGCGTGCAACTGCAAGCTGACCGCCTCTCAGAATCAGCACTGCGAAACTGGGATGAAACGCTTTTGAGATTAAAACAGGCGATCGCTGCTGGAATTGAAGCATCGGCACGCGAACAAGAAGCACTCAAACAAATCACGGATGAAGAAGTCCAGGCTGATGCACGCCCCCTTGTAACCACAGACGATAGGCGATTGCAAGAGTGA
- a CDS encoding DUF948 domain-containing protein, translated as MTEPLFWLGLSVLLVAVSLAAVLVSLLPAVQELARAARSVEKLADTLNREMPPTLESIRLTGLEISDLTDDVNEGVKSASQVVKQVDQSISGAKKQAQNVQVGTRSVFAGVKAAWKTFKRPTGGRRSIERLPPGQRNGFEPRGYGDSYQDTENASTSHKNYQEWESSDSEDY; from the coding sequence GTGACTGAACCCTTATTTTGGTTAGGATTGTCGGTTTTACTGGTGGCGGTTAGCTTAGCTGCCGTCTTAGTATCGCTGCTGCCAGCGGTACAAGAATTAGCGCGGGCAGCTCGCAGTGTAGAAAAGTTAGCAGATACGCTAAACCGAGAAATGCCCCCCACACTAGAATCAATTCGCCTGACGGGTTTGGAAATTAGTGACTTGACAGATGATGTCAATGAAGGCGTCAAGAGCGCTAGTCAAGTCGTTAAACAAGTCGATCAAAGCATTAGCGGTGCTAAGAAGCAGGCTCAAAACGTGCAAGTTGGCACCCGCAGCGTCTTTGCCGGTGTGAAAGCTGCTTGGAAAACTTTCAAGCGTCCTACGGGAGGGCGTAGGTCAATCGAGCGTTTGCCACCAGGGCAAAGAAATGGTTTTGAGCCTCGTGGATACGGTGATTCTTATCAAGACACTGAAAATGCCTCCACTTCTCATAAAAATTATCAGGAGTGGGAGTCGTCAGACTCAGAAGATTATTAA
- a CDS encoding precorrin-8X methylmutase, protein MEWHVTDAQSLAIIDREIGDHIFSPAEFEIVRRVIYATADFEYRSLIRFSERALQAGAAALAARSTIVVDVPMVQVGISPTIQSTFANPVYCSMEALTRPQKDKSRAAWGIETLARRYPEGIFVVGQAQTALISLVELIEAEEIRPALVIGTPSGFVDVDVAKERLNDSLVSHIRIDGRKGSAVVAAAIVNGLVDLAWQAYGQDTNGVG, encoded by the coding sequence ATGGAATGGCACGTAACGGATGCCCAAAGTTTGGCAATCATTGACCGAGAAATTGGCGACCACATCTTCTCACCAGCGGAATTTGAGATTGTGCGTCGCGTCATTTACGCAACCGCTGACTTTGAATATCGGTCTTTAATTCGCTTTTCTGAGAGGGCACTCCAAGCTGGCGCAGCCGCTTTGGCAGCTCGTAGCACCATTGTGGTAGATGTACCAATGGTACAAGTCGGCATTAGCCCCACGATCCAAAGTACTTTTGCTAATCCGGTGTATTGCAGTATGGAAGCCTTGACGCGGCCTCAAAAAGACAAAAGCCGCGCTGCCTGGGGAATTGAAACCCTCGCTAGACGCTATCCAGAAGGAATTTTTGTGGTAGGTCAGGCTCAGACGGCTCTCATTTCCCTGGTCGAGCTAATTGAGGCAGAAGAAATTCGACCAGCATTGGTGATTGGCACGCCTTCGGGATTTGTGGATGTGGATGTTGCCAAGGAACGGCTGAATGATTCGCTAGTTTCTCATATCCGAATTGATGGACGTAAAGGTAGTGCGGTGGTAGCAGCGGCGATTGTCAATGGTTTAGTTGACTTAGCATGGCAAGCTTATGGGCAGGATACGAATGGTGTCGGCTAA
- a CDS encoding rhomboid family intramembrane serine protease, with translation MRKNQGNSEPTDSATDLLLEDRSSNRRRNTQYNGVFALILINLVIFIADHILSLNLQGLYLNHARPAFYQFFTAMFCHASWAHLSGNLFFLYIFGRLVEEEEGIFGVVASYIICGLGASLMSWLFQHGPIYSLGASGAVFGLFAVSVLIKLSWNWRKVLEVLILGQFVIERVFFEFQQTGIQDGVDHFAHLGGAVVGVALIMGLMRLDPTRFRKT, from the coding sequence ATGAGAAAGAATCAGGGAAACTCAGAACCGACCGATTCTGCAACTGACTTGCTACTAGAGGATCGTTCATCAAACCGCAGACGAAACACCCAATACAACGGTGTTTTTGCCCTGATTTTGATCAACCTAGTTATCTTTATTGCTGACCATATTCTCAGCCTCAATCTTCAAGGTTTATATCTCAATCATGCCCGCCCAGCCTTTTATCAGTTCTTCACGGCGATGTTTTGTCATGCCAGCTGGGCGCACTTGTCGGGAAATCTATTTTTTCTTTATATCTTTGGTCGCCTAGTTGAGGAAGAGGAAGGGATCTTCGGGGTGGTCGCTTCCTACATCATCTGCGGACTGGGCGCTAGTCTGATGAGTTGGCTTTTCCAGCATGGGCCAATCTATTCTTTAGGGGCTTCGGGAGCCGTCTTTGGCTTATTCGCGGTCAGCGTGTTGATTAAGTTGAGCTGGAATTGGCGCAAAGTCTTGGAAGTTCTGATTTTGGGTCAGTTTGTGATTGAGCGAGTGTTCTTTGAATTTCAACAAACTGGGATTCAAGACGGGGTAGACCATTTTGCTCACTTAGGAGGCGCTGTTGTAGGAGTAGCGCTGATTATGGGTTTGATGCGGCTTGACCCCACCCGGTTTCGGAAAACTTAG